The Sulfurimonas sp. genome includes a region encoding these proteins:
- a CDS encoding methyl-accepting chemotaxis protein: MSNFQKNIIITLLFTITLVSMFLMESNIVPAVLLIMTFILVVVLYNQSGSDSLAYIDQKRIELIELMEFKRNKISLNKETTNESEKNFNKIVMTYQEAVLSDTRVAGEMTLLADKVSKGHMSCRVVADSKTPYVHALRNSMNNLMDSAEGNLDNAIATLKRFAEGDFGARSEVKVEAKMAELLSNINSLGEALQNMEQQNEQSKNHILETSNELNATIDEITNTTIIELKDMVNHTVDRVYGVSDSENELVDNLQTLVSNANETKEILATIGDIADQTNLLALNAAIEAARAGEHGRGFAVVADEVRKLAERTQKSLAETSATTNVLIQSISDSSMALNANAKEINDVSDEINNVSDKMDEIIATLNGLANK; the protein is encoded by the coding sequence ATGAGTAACTTTCAAAAAAATATAATAATCACTTTATTATTTACCATTACTCTTGTTTCCATGTTTTTAATGGAATCAAACATAGTACCTGCAGTTTTACTTATTATGACTTTTATATTAGTTGTAGTTTTATATAACCAAAGTGGAAGTGATTCATTGGCTTATATTGATCAAAAAAGAATCGAGTTAATCGAATTAATGGAGTTTAAGAGAAATAAAATTTCGTTAAATAAAGAAACGACAAATGAATCTGAAAAAAACTTCAATAAAATAGTGATGACTTATCAAGAAGCAGTTTTATCAGATACTCGTGTTGCAGGTGAAATGACTCTTCTTGCAGATAAGGTTTCAAAAGGTCATATGAGTTGTAGAGTTGTTGCAGACAGTAAGACTCCTTATGTACATGCTCTAAGAAATTCCATGAATAACTTAATGGACTCTGCAGAGGGAAATTTAGATAATGCAATAGCTACACTAAAAAGGTTTGCTGAAGGTGATTTTGGCGCTAGAAGTGAAGTGAAAGTTGAAGCTAAAATGGCTGAACTTTTAAGTAATATTAACTCATTAGGTGAAGCTCTGCAAAATATGGAACAGCAAAATGAACAAAGTAAAAATCATATACTTGAGACTTCAAATGAGTTAAATGCAACTATTGATGAGATTACAAATACTACTATTATAGAGTTAAAAGATATGGTTAATCATACGGTTGATAGGGTATATGGTGTGTCTGATAGTGAAAATGAACTGGTTGATAATCTTCAAACATTAGTTAGTAATGCAAATGAAACTAAAGAGATATTAGCTACTATAGGTGATATAGCAGACCAAACAAACTTACTTGCATTAAATGCTGCTATTGAAGCTGCACGTGCCGGTGAACACGGTCGTGGATTTGCGGTAGTTGCCGATGAAGTTAGAAAGCTTGCTGAACGTACACAAAAATCTCTTGCTGAGACTTCAGCTACAACAAACGTATTGATTCAGTCTATCTCCGATAGTTCTATGGCATTAAA
- a CDS encoding PAS domain-containing protein, with product MAEYVLKSDDFLVSQTDARGKIIFANDDFCKIADYTISELIGKPHSIVRHPDMPKDAFKSLWDVVNQGKVWTGYVKNKTKSGDFYWVFATVYPMKDPHTGETTYMSCRRKPSKEEIEDAESLYKTMS from the coding sequence ATGGCAGAATATGTACTTAAAAGTGACGATTTTTTAGTATCTCAAACAGATGCTAGAGGAAAGATAATATTTGCAAATGATGATTTTTGCAAAATAGCAGACTACACTATAAGTGAATTGATAGGAAAACCTCATAGTATTGTAAGACACCCCGATATGCCAAAAGATGCATTTAAAAGTCTTTGGGATGTGGTTAATCAGGGCAAAGTGTGGACAGGTTACGTAAAAAACAAAACTAAAAGTGGTGATTTTTACTGGGTGTTTGCAACCGTATATCCTATGAAAGATCCGCATACAGGTGAAACAACTTATATGTCATGCAGAAGGAAGCCTTCAAAAGAAGAGATTGAAGATGCAGAATCACTGTATAAGACAATGAGTTAG